The following are encoded together in the Scytonema millei VB511283 genome:
- a CDS encoding glycosyltransferase family 4 protein, with product MTPQPSGVGLQVANLIHSLYSLQAEENFELGIVYQPGIKDWLRGNWKVPEALTQYPSVHFLPIPVRVSNFLLFPTYTSVWSSLAKSWGNPDILHGTNYSVYPCDRGFKVMNIYDVAFIKYPQYVNKVAKSYAEKVKRCLRWTDLVLTISESSKQDIIQHLNVAAERVFVTPLASCYCSNYLSTLNIEQLSQTVNYDFSQPYLLFVSNIEPRKNIISIVMAFNQLKQKHKIEHNLILIGRKGWNYQSIFAAIEASPYKQDIYHLDYLSDELVALFYARADVFVYPSYYEGFGLPVLEAMTLGAPVVASNTSSLPEVTGDAAMLIDPNDSNNLTEAIWEVINNSQLRYELIQKGKARAKQYSWQHNARETLKAYRSLLV from the coding sequence ATGACTCCCCAACCTAGTGGAGTCGGATTGCAGGTAGCAAACTTAATTCACTCGCTTTACTCCCTGCAAGCAGAGGAAAATTTTGAGTTAGGAATTGTCTATCAACCTGGAATTAAAGACTGGCTGCGCGGTAACTGGAAGGTTCCTGAAGCCTTAACGCAATATCCTTCAGTCCATTTCCTCCCAATTCCAGTCAGAGTTTCTAATTTTTTATTATTTCCTACTTACACATCGGTTTGGTCATCCTTGGCAAAATCTTGGGGGAATCCAGACATATTGCATGGAACTAACTATTCAGTTTATCCTTGCGATCGCGGCTTCAAGGTCATGAATATTTACGATGTTGCTTTTATTAAATATCCTCAATATGTGAATAAAGTTGCTAAAAGTTATGCAGAGAAAGTCAAACGATGCCTACGGTGGACGGACTTAGTTTTAACTATCTCAGAAAGTTCTAAGCAAGATATTATTCAACATCTCAATGTTGCTGCCGAACGAGTTTTTGTTACACCGTTAGCAAGTTGCTACTGTTCTAATTACTTATCAACTCTGAATATCGAACAGCTCAGCCAGACAGTAAACTACGATTTTTCCCAGCCTTATCTATTGTTTGTCAGTAACATAGAACCTAGAAAAAACATCATTTCTATAGTGATGGCTTTTAATCAATTAAAACAAAAGCACAAAATAGAACATAATCTTATATTAATTGGGCGCAAAGGATGGAATTATCAAAGTATTTTTGCTGCGATCGAGGCATCACCTTATAAACAAGACATTTACCATCTTGACTATTTATCTGATGAATTAGTGGCACTATTTTATGCCCGAGCTGATGTATTTGTTTATCCTTCTTACTACGAAGGGTTTGGTTTACCCGTACTAGAAGCCATGACGTTAGGCGCTCCGGTAGTCGCTTCTAACACTTCATCATTACCTGAAGTCACGGGAGATGCAGCGATGTTAATCGATCCAAACGATTCAAATAACTTAACTGAAGCAATTTGGGAGGTGATTAATAACTCGCAATTGCGATATGAATTAATTCAAAAAGGTAAAGCAAGAGCAAAACAGTACTCCTGGCAGCACAATGCCCGGGAAACATTAAAGGCTTACCGTAGTCTGTTGGTATAG
- the rfbB gene encoding dTDP-glucose 4,6-dehydratase: MQTFLVTGGLGFIGSNFILQAREQQWARIVNLDKLTYASNPQNLAQLQDDRDYHFIRGDIGDRDLLSHLLEQYQPDAIINFAAETHVDRSIQSPQNFIQTNIVGTFQLLEVSKAYWEKLSVQKQTQFRFLHVSTDEVYGSLEPKAPPFREDTPYAPNSPYAASKASSDHLVRAYCHTYGFPTLITNCSNNYGPRQFPEKLIPLIILNALHERPLPIYGDGQNIRDWLYVTDHCEALYLVLQHGRIGETYNIGGKNEQTNITVVEKICAILDDLAPKPNFRYSSLITFVKDRLGHDRRYAIDCSKISRELGWQPKENFDSGLLKTIQWYLSNPI, encoded by the coding sequence ATGCAAACATTTTTAGTAACTGGTGGCTTAGGTTTTATTGGTTCTAACTTTATTTTACAAGCACGAGAACAGCAATGGGCGAGGATCGTCAATTTAGATAAGTTAACTTATGCCAGTAATCCTCAAAACTTAGCCCAATTGCAAGACGATCGCGATTATCATTTTATCCGTGGAGATATTGGCGATCGCGACCTGTTATCTCATCTATTAGAACAGTATCAACCAGATGCAATTATTAACTTTGCTGCTGAAACTCATGTCGATCGCTCGATTCAAAGCCCTCAAAATTTTATTCAAACTAATATAGTAGGAACGTTCCAACTGTTAGAAGTTAGTAAAGCATATTGGGAAAAATTATCTGTACAAAAGCAAACGCAATTTCGTTTTTTACATGTCTCTACTGATGAAGTCTACGGCTCTTTAGAACCAAAAGCTCCACCATTTCGAGAAGATACCCCTTACGCGCCAAATAGTCCCTACGCAGCGTCAAAAGCAAGCTCAGATCATCTTGTCCGAGCTTACTGTCATACTTATGGTTTTCCCACTCTAATCACGAATTGCTCGAATAACTACGGTCCGCGTCAGTTTCCTGAAAAACTGATTCCCTTGATAATTCTCAACGCTTTACACGAGCGACCTTTGCCAATATATGGAGATGGGCAAAATATTCGAGATTGGTTATATGTTACAGATCACTGCGAAGCTCTCTATCTAGTTTTACAACACGGTCGGATAGGAGAAACTTATAATATTGGGGGAAAAAACGAACAAACTAATATCACAGTCGTTGAGAAAATTTGTGCCATCCTTGACGATTTGGCTCCCAAACCTAATTTTCGCTACTCTTCTTTAATTACCTTTGTCAAAGATCGTCTCGGACACGACAGACGGTATGCTATAGATTGCAGCAAAATCTCCAGAGAATTAGGCTGGCAACCCAAGGAGAACTTTGATAGTGGATTATTAAAGACAATTCAGTGGTATCTCAGCAACCCAATTTAG
- the gatA gene encoding Asp-tRNA(Asn)/Glu-tRNA(Gln) amidotransferase subunit GatA: MASIIRELHGQLVKKERSAVEITQEALDRIQALEPKIHSFLCVTADKALEQAKAVDAKIAAGEEIGLLAGIPVGVKDNMCTKGIPTTCASKILENFVPPYESTVTQKLADAGAVTVGKTNLDEFAMGSSTENSAFQLTANPWDLERVPGGSSGGSAAAVAAHECVVSLGSDTGGSIRQPASFCGVVGMKPTYGLVSRYGLVAFASSLDQIGPFGRTVEDAAILLGTIAGYDPKDSTSLKVEIPDYTQFLKPDLKSMRIGIVRETFAEGLDPAVEQAVNQAIEQLKQLGAEIKEVSCPRFRYGLPTYYIIAPSEASANLARYDGVKYGLRVPDADNLIDMYARTRAMGFGKEVKRRIMVGTYALSAGYYDAYYLKAQKVRTLIKQDFENAFGQVDVLVTPTVPMTAFKAGEKTDDPLSMYLTDLMTITVNLAGLPGLSIPCGFDEKGMPIGMQLIGNVLREDQLFQVAHAYEQATEWHKSKPNL; this comes from the coding sequence ATGGCATCCATCATCCGCGAGTTGCACGGACAACTAGTGAAGAAAGAACGCTCGGCGGTGGAAATTACGCAAGAAGCGCTGGATCGGATTCAGGCACTAGAACCAAAGATCCACAGCTTTTTGTGCGTGACGGCGGATAAAGCACTGGAACAAGCGAAAGCCGTGGATGCCAAAATTGCCGCTGGAGAAGAGATTGGATTATTGGCTGGAATTCCCGTAGGTGTGAAGGACAATATGTGTACCAAGGGAATTCCTACGACTTGCGCCTCCAAGATTTTAGAAAACTTCGTCCCACCCTACGAATCGACAGTAACGCAAAAACTAGCGGATGCTGGGGCGGTGACGGTGGGAAAAACCAACTTAGACGAGTTTGCGATGGGGAGTTCCACTGAAAACTCAGCATTTCAACTCACGGCTAATCCTTGGGATTTGGAACGGGTTCCTGGCGGTTCTTCTGGGGGTTCGGCGGCGGCTGTAGCGGCACACGAGTGCGTCGTTTCGCTGGGTTCCGATACAGGTGGTTCGATCCGCCAACCCGCATCTTTTTGCGGTGTTGTAGGTATGAAGCCGACTTATGGATTAGTGTCTCGTTATGGTTTGGTGGCTTTTGCTTCCTCTTTGGATCAAATTGGACCTTTCGGACGTACGGTAGAAGATGCGGCAATTTTATTAGGCACGATCGCGGGTTACGATCCGAAAGATTCTACGAGTTTGAAAGTAGAAATCCCTGACTACACCCAATTTCTCAAACCCGATCTCAAATCGATGCGAATTGGGATCGTCAGAGAGACTTTTGCTGAAGGTTTAGATCCGGCTGTAGAACAAGCTGTTAATCAAGCGATTGAACAATTAAAGCAACTCGGCGCGGAGATTAAAGAAGTTTCCTGTCCGCGTTTCCGCTATGGTTTGCCGACTTATTACATCATTGCCCCTAGCGAAGCTTCGGCTAACTTGGCGCGTTACGATGGCGTAAAATATGGTTTGCGCGTCCCCGATGCTGACAATCTAATCGATATGTACGCTCGGACTAGGGCGATGGGTTTTGGTAAGGAAGTCAAGCGCCGGATTATGGTAGGGACGTATGCTTTATCTGCTGGGTACTACGATGCTTATTACTTAAAGGCGCAAAAAGTTCGGACTTTAATAAAACAAGACTTTGAAAATGCCTTTGGGCAAGTGGATGTATTAGTCACGCCAACAGTTCCCATGACAGCATTTAAAGCCGGGGAAAAAACTGACGATCCGCTAAGTATGTATTTAACCGATTTGATGACAATTACGGTAAATTTGGCGGGTTTACCAGGATTGAGCATTCCCTGCGGTTTTGACGAGAAAGGAATGCCAATTGGGATGCAACTGATTGGAAATGTGTTGCGAGAAGACCAATTATTTCAAGTGGCTCACGCTTACGAACAAGCTACAGAGTGGCATAAATCCAAACCAAATCTATAG
- a CDS encoding pyridoxal phosphate-dependent aminotransferase, giving the protein MKLAARVGKVTPSLTLAISAKAKAMKAEGIDVCSFSAGEPDFDTPEHIKAAAKKALDEGKTKYGAAAGEPKLRQAIARKLKTDNGLNYQAENIIVTNGGKHGLYNLMMALIEAGDEVIIPAPYWLSYPEMVILAGGTPVIVQTDASCKITPDQLRASITPKTKLFVLNSPSNPTGVVYTPEELKALAEVVVEKDILVVSDEIYEKLLYTAVKHVSIGSLGKEIFDRTIISHGFAKAYSMTGWRVGYLAGAVELIKAASTIQGHSTSNVCTFAQFGAIAALESSQECVEQMRQAFAKRREMMMQRLDAIPEVTYAKPDGAFYIFVDISKTGKTSMDFCQELLESYQVAAIPGIAFGSGDRIRLSYATDMTSIEKGMDRLDKYIRSLF; this is encoded by the coding sequence ATGAAACTGGCAGCACGAGTGGGTAAGGTAACGCCTTCTTTGACCTTGGCAATTTCCGCCAAAGCCAAAGCCATGAAAGCTGAAGGAATAGATGTTTGTAGCTTCAGCGCCGGAGAACCAGACTTTGATACTCCAGAACACATCAAAGCAGCCGCAAAAAAAGCCCTAGATGAAGGTAAAACGAAATATGGTGCGGCGGCTGGGGAACCCAAGTTAAGACAGGCGATCGCTCGCAAGCTAAAAACAGATAATGGTCTAAACTACCAAGCTGAAAATATCATCGTCACCAACGGTGGCAAACACGGTTTGTATAACCTGATGATGGCGCTAATTGAGGCGGGAGACGAGGTAATTATTCCCGCTCCCTACTGGCTGAGCTATCCTGAAATGGTCATCCTGGCTGGAGGAACACCAGTTATCGTCCAGACGGATGCTAGCTGTAAAATTACTCCCGACCAGTTACGTGCTAGCATTACGCCTAAAACTAAGCTATTTGTCCTCAACTCTCCTTCTAACCCTACTGGTGTCGTCTATACGCCAGAAGAACTGAAGGCGCTAGCAGAGGTTGTGGTAGAGAAGGATATTTTAGTTGTCTCGGATGAAATTTACGAGAAATTACTTTATACAGCAGTAAAACACGTCAGTATCGGTTCTCTAGGTAAAGAAATCTTTGACCGTACCATTATCAGTCATGGTTTTGCCAAAGCCTACTCGATGACAGGTTGGCGTGTCGGCTATTTAGCGGGTGCGGTAGAGCTAATTAAAGCTGCGAGTACGATTCAAGGTCATAGTACCTCTAACGTGTGTACCTTCGCTCAATTTGGCGCGATCGCGGCTTTAGAAAGTTCTCAAGAATGCGTCGAACAAATGCGTCAAGCTTTTGCTAAAAGGCGAGAAATGATGATGCAAAGATTAGATGCAATTCCTGAAGTGACTTACGCCAAACCGGATGGAGCATTTTACATTTTTGTCGATATTAGTAAAACTGGCAAGACATCAATGGATTTTTGTCAAGAACTTTTAGAGTCTTATCAAGTTGCGGCAATACCTGGAATTGCATTTGGATCGGGCGATCGCATTCGCTTATCCTATGCTACTGATATGACATCAATTGAAAAAGGCATGGATCGGTTAGATAAATATATCCGCTCTTTATTTTAG
- a CDS encoding glycosyltransferase family 4 protein, with protein MLVNLSFLINKPTGITTYALNLIPHLRSLDPTLLISPVAARLLSTPQTQDTYYPIPANLTPEQGTVGHLRRLFWTQLQLSPIYRQLRSQLLFSPVPEAPLYARCRYIVTVHDLIPLRFPRLSPLTPYHRYYIPQVLSQAQHVICNSTATASDMINFFHISADKITPIPLAYDANHFRWLNLAQQAETRPYFMYIGRHDPHKNLHRLIAAFAKIPSDRDCDLLLAGTGDRRYTPKLKAQSIELGIADRVKFLDYVPYEQLPILLNRAIGLVFPSLWEGFGLPVLEAMACGTPVITSNLSSLPEVTGDVALLVNPYNIEEIAAAMESIVTDRQLRSHLSNLSLTRARQFSWEKTGIATVEVLNKFL; from the coding sequence ATGCTAGTTAACTTATCTTTTCTCATCAATAAACCGACAGGAATTACAACCTACGCTCTGAATTTAATTCCGCACTTGCGATCGCTCGATCCCACTTTACTGATTTCGCCTGTTGCTGCTCGTCTTCTATCCACACCGCAGACTCAAGACACATATTATCCTATTCCTGCTAACTTAACTCCAGAACAAGGAACGGTCGGACATTTACGGCGTTTATTCTGGACGCAACTGCAACTATCGCCAATTTATCGCCAATTGCGATCGCAATTATTATTCTCTCCCGTTCCAGAAGCACCCCTGTACGCGCGCTGTCGCTACATCGTCACGGTTCACGACCTCATCCCCTTGCGCTTTCCCAGACTTTCACCCTTAACTCCCTATCATCGCTATTACATCCCCCAAGTTCTCAGCCAAGCACAGCACGTTATTTGTAACTCCACTGCGACAGCCTCAGATATGATTAACTTTTTCCATATCTCAGCCGATAAAATTACTCCCATACCCCTAGCATATGACGCAAACCATTTCCGCTGGCTCAATTTAGCTCAGCAGGCTGAAACTCGTCCTTATTTTATGTATATTGGTCGTCACGATCCGCACAAAAACTTACACCGATTAATTGCCGCTTTTGCCAAGATTCCGAGCGATCGAGATTGCGATCTTTTACTAGCTGGAACGGGCGATCGCCGCTATACTCCAAAGCTAAAAGCGCAAAGTATAGAATTAGGAATTGCCGATCGCGTCAAGTTTCTAGATTACGTTCCCTACGAACAACTACCAATTTTACTCAATCGGGCGATCGGATTAGTTTTTCCTAGTTTGTGGGAGGGATTTGGCTTACCCGTACTCGAAGCAATGGCTTGCGGTACTCCTGTCATCACGTCTAATCTTTCTTCTTTACCAGAAGTTACAGGGGATGTGGCTTTATTAGTAAATCCCTACAACATTGAGGAGATTGCTGCTGCGATGGAAAGTATAGTTACCGATCGTCAACTGCGATCGCACCTTTCTAATTTAAGTTTGACCAGAGCTAGACAATTTAGTTGGGAAAAAACAGGAATTGCTACAGTTGAGGTATTAAATAAATTTTTATAG
- a CDS encoding alpha/beta fold hydrolase, with protein sequence MVASVVNLHVYVQGKGLPILCLHGHPGSGLSMSVFTQHLCQSFLTIAPDLRGYGNSRTKTDFAMTDHLHDLEALLDRYQISECLVLGWSLGGILAMELALRLPERVKGLILIATAARPRGSHPAISWHDNLYTGLAAIANALQPGDRWHIDTFAKRSLFRYLVQQHTPATYEYIAKYAVSAYLQTSSPAQRALFTALKSGYNRLQDLSQIQCPSLIMAGAADRHITPESSQETARHLPNSDWICYPNTAHLFPWEIPDRVLSDIDRWLALHSFI encoded by the coding sequence ATGGTAGCTTCTGTTGTGAATTTGCATGTTTACGTCCAAGGCAAAGGCTTACCGATCCTTTGCTTGCACGGTCATCCTGGTTCGGGTTTGAGTATGTCCGTGTTTACTCAACACCTATGCCAAAGTTTTCTCACAATAGCACCCGACTTACGAGGATATGGCAACAGTCGCACAAAAACTGATTTTGCGATGACCGATCACCTGCATGACTTGGAAGCACTCCTCGATCGCTATCAAATTAGTGAATGTCTGGTTTTAGGTTGGTCTTTGGGTGGAATTTTAGCAATGGAATTGGCTTTAAGGCTGCCAGAACGAGTTAAGGGACTCATTTTAATCGCTACAGCTGCTCGTCCTCGCGGCAGTCATCCAGCAATTAGCTGGCACGATAACTTGTATACTGGTTTAGCGGCGATCGCAAATGCTTTACAACCCGGCGATCGGTGGCATATAGATACTTTTGCCAAGCGATCGCTCTTTCGCTACCTGGTGCAACAGCACACTCCCGCTACTTACGAATACATTGCTAAATATGCTGTGTCAGCGTATTTGCAAACTTCTTCTCCTGCCCAACGCGCTCTCTTTACGGCGCTCAAAAGTGGTTACAATCGCCTTCAGGATTTATCACAGATTCAGTGTCCTAGTTTAATTATGGCGGGAGCAGCCGACCGTCATATTACTCCAGAATCGAGTCAAGAAACTGCACGACATTTACCCAATTCTGACTGGATTTGTTACCCGAATACCGCTCATTTGTTTCCTTGGGAAATTCCCGATCGCGTTTTGAGCGATATCGATCGATGGTTGGCATTACATTCATTTATTTAA